Proteins from a genomic interval of Poecile atricapillus isolate bPoeAtr1 chromosome 1, bPoeAtr1.hap1, whole genome shotgun sequence:
- the CD80 gene encoding T-lymphocyte activation antigen CD80 produces the protein MMCLPASPPALASRTCLGLGLFVLLCLGMGQALEKKIVRSKVGEKVSLPCCHQIPSSESLHRYRVYWQKNITDVVLAYSEGNMISKHERYRNRIEMDPWNLTLWISLVEILDNGSYQCVVQHNSVVVCDESVILFVTADFSKPNITAEVSTDSCELTEMVITCSSHGGFPKPKISGALNNVSMEWNASWVSESSLSPYNVTGKLLLNVTKDVNITCSVEYSGFAKSTSLLLKKTNDCVVPPAPPPYNVITASIIIVITFLLAITLAARYLPRHVCSHCCKHQDSVDEGVKEYTKAPTSSKGTAETSSV, from the exons ATGAtgtgcctgcctgcctccccaCCAGCGCTGGCGTCGAGGACGTGCCTGGGGCTCGGGCTCTTCGTGCTCCTCTGCCTTGGGATGG GCCAAGCACTGGAGAAGAAAATAGTCAGAAGCAAAGTGGGGGAAAAGGTCAGCCTGCCTTGTTGTCATCAAATTCCCAGCTCAGAAAGCCTACACAGGTACCGGGTCTACTGGCAGAAGAACATTACTGACGTGGTGCTGGCCTACTCAGAGGGGAATATGATCTCCAAGCACGAGCGGTACCGGAACCGGATAGAGATGGACCCCTGGAACCTCACCCTGTGGATCTCCCTCGTGGAAATCCTGGACAATGGCTCTTACCAGTGTGTGGTTCAGCACAACTCCGTTGTTGTGTGTGATGAGTCTGTCATCCTCTTTGTGACAG CTGACTTCAGCAAGCCCAACATAACTGCTGAAGTGTCCACTGATTCTTGCGAGCTGACTGAGATGGTGATAACATGTTCTTCTCATGGAGGTTTCCCCAAGCCCAAAATCTCTGGAGCCCTCAACAACGTGTCCATGGAGTGGAATGCCAGCTGGGTGTCTGAGTCCAGCCTCAGCCCATACAATGTCACTGGAAAACTGCTGCTCAACGTGACCAAAGACGTCAACATCACTTGCTCCGTTGAATACAGTGGCTTTGCCAAGTCCACCAGTTTGCTTCTGA AAAAAACAAACGACTGTGTTGTTCCTCCTGCGCCTCCACCTTATAATGTCATTACTGCTTCAATTATCATCGTTATCACCTTCCTCCTGGCTATCACCCTGGCAGCAAGATACCTCCCAAGGCATG tttgttctCACTGTTGCAAGCACCAGGATTCGGTGGATGAGGGCGTGAAAGAATATACAAAGGCACCCACGAGCTCTAAAGGGACAGCTGAAACATCATCTGTATGA